From the genome of Azospirillum brasilense, one region includes:
- a CDS encoding OmpA family protein, whose product MPRPTSKTIARRLNGVALPALALPMIALACMAVPARAQTVEGSGGNRVMMFERPPTVDELREAVKPGPAPTDGSEQPKIRTRSIEIIGGGMNSANRPRPTDSVNYGAPAQQQAAPQPSYSQPTAPVAQPEPVPQPKPKRAPVQEAAAPPVAPPPAAPRRSNGVQPATLSAPETPAESRPTNGFGFRINFAFNSADVPKEFYSYVDAVGGLMSQDPQLRLVIEGHTDAVGSEQYNLALSERRAVSVGEYLVRVHHIEPQRIAIAGLGKSQPLTPDPTDSRNRRVEFRPIQ is encoded by the coding sequence ATGCCGCGACCGACCTCCAAGACCATCGCCCGACGGCTGAACGGCGTGGCGCTTCCCGCTCTGGCCCTGCCCATGATTGCCCTGGCCTGCATGGCCGTCCCGGCGCGGGCGCAGACCGTCGAGGGCTCCGGCGGCAACCGGGTCATGATGTTCGAGCGCCCGCCGACCGTGGACGAGCTGCGCGAGGCGGTGAAGCCCGGCCCGGCGCCGACGGACGGCAGCGAGCAGCCGAAGATCCGCACCCGCAGCATCGAGATCATCGGCGGGGGCATGAACAGCGCCAACCGCCCGCGCCCGACCGACAGCGTGAACTACGGCGCGCCCGCTCAACAGCAGGCGGCCCCGCAGCCGAGCTACAGCCAACCGACCGCCCCGGTGGCGCAGCCGGAGCCGGTGCCACAGCCGAAGCCCAAGCGCGCGCCCGTTCAGGAAGCCGCAGCCCCGCCCGTCGCCCCGCCGCCGGCCGCCCCGCGCCGCTCCAACGGCGTGCAGCCGGCCACCCTCTCCGCGCCGGAAACCCCGGCGGAGAGCCGGCCGACCAACGGTTTCGGCTTCCGCATCAACTTCGCCTTCAACTCCGCCGACGTTCCGAAGGAGTTCTATTCCTACGTCGACGCGGTTGGTGGGCTGATGTCGCAGGACCCGCAGCTCCGCCTCGTCATCGAGGGGCACACCGACGCCGTGGGAAGCGAGCAGTACAACCTCGCCCTCTCCGAGCGCCGGGCCGTGTCGGTGGGCGAGTATCTGGTGCGCGTCCACCACATCGAGCCGCAGCGCATCGCCATCGCCGGCCTGGGCAAGAGCCAGCCGCTGACCCCCGACCCGACCGACAGCCGCAACCGGCGCGTCGAGTTCCGGCCCATCCAGTGA
- a CDS encoding DUF1150 family protein translates to MTARRTKADAADGFDDRFARHGILEVAYLRSVEIDGLPAYAVYAADGSCLWLDTDRASAGATLQEHGMELVSVH, encoded by the coding sequence ATGACCGCCCGCCGCACCAAAGCCGACGCCGCCGATGGTTTCGATGACCGCTTCGCCCGTCATGGAATCCTGGAGGTCGCCTATCTGCGGTCGGTGGAGATCGATGGCCTGCCCGCCTACGCCGTGTATGCCGCGGACGGCAGCTGCCTGTGGCTGGACACCGACCGCGCGTCGGCGGGGGCGACGCTTCAGGAGCATGGAATGGAGCTGGTCAGCGTGCATTGA
- a CDS encoding DUF4384 domain-containing protein: MAHRTLSGLVVAALTLAAVGAVGFTAGRAAAEQAVVVASTAPGYAQGQLVPDGAAVTVPDGANAMFLFANGRMLRIKGPFDGSLDRMPDASGWGGVGSLVGGERFFQTDLGAARAVGTPMQKGEEQVFTLDPGRAGTQCVKSGGTVLLRKPADPTLIPATLRDENRGATATLRWDKGATVPWPRELPMTDGTAVSVAGPDGRVRHSLTLRVVSAEGQGAELAVRLAGAGCATQAAFLLDPVRDSMAPLNLYLATDRGLYPTYRSGETVTLVLQTNRDAHLYCYLRNTRGQLTPIYPPGPSASSLVEGHRTLTLAGDRMPVPLRAAERSGSLSADQEVRCFAAGRDLGADLPGRQDAFRPLSDEAAARLERTLASLKQTELVMAQVILRVE; this comes from the coding sequence ATGGCGCACAGGACCCTGAGCGGACTCGTGGTGGCGGCCCTGACGCTGGCCGCCGTAGGAGCGGTCGGCTTCACCGCCGGCCGCGCGGCGGCGGAGCAGGCGGTGGTTGTCGCCTCCACCGCCCCCGGCTACGCCCAGGGGCAACTGGTCCCCGACGGCGCGGCGGTCACCGTGCCGGACGGCGCCAACGCCATGTTCCTGTTCGCCAACGGGCGTATGTTGCGGATCAAGGGGCCGTTCGACGGGTCGCTCGACCGCATGCCCGACGCCTCGGGTTGGGGCGGAGTCGGCAGCCTCGTCGGCGGGGAGCGCTTCTTCCAGACCGACCTGGGGGCCGCCCGCGCGGTCGGAACCCCGATGCAGAAGGGGGAGGAGCAGGTCTTCACCCTCGACCCCGGCCGGGCCGGAACCCAATGCGTGAAGTCCGGCGGCACCGTGCTGCTGCGCAAGCCCGCCGATCCGACGCTGATCCCGGCCACCCTGCGTGACGAAAATCGCGGCGCCACCGCCACGCTGCGCTGGGACAAGGGGGCGACGGTGCCCTGGCCGCGCGAGCTTCCGATGACCGACGGCACCGCCGTCTCCGTCGCCGGGCCGGACGGGCGGGTGCGCCACAGCCTGACCCTGCGCGTGGTCAGTGCGGAGGGCCAGGGCGCGGAGCTGGCCGTCCGGCTGGCCGGTGCCGGCTGCGCCACCCAGGCGGCGTTTCTGCTGGACCCGGTGCGGGACAGCATGGCGCCGCTGAACCTCTATCTCGCCACCGACCGCGGCCTCTACCCGACCTACCGGTCCGGGGAGACGGTGACGCTGGTGCTCCAGACGAACCGGGACGCGCACCTTTACTGCTACCTGCGCAACACGCGCGGCCAGCTGACACCGATCTACCCGCCGGGCCCGTCGGCCAGCTCGCTGGTGGAGGGGCACCGCACCCTGACGCTGGCCGGCGACCGCATGCCGGTGCCGCTGCGCGCGGCGGAGCGGTCGGGGAGCCTGTCCGCCGACCAGGAGGTGCGCTGCTTCGCCGCCGGGCGCGATCTCGGCGCTGACCTGCCAGGGCGTCAGGACGCCTTCCGGCCTCTGTCCGACGAGGCGGCGGCCCGGCTGGAGCGGACACTCGCCTCGCTGAAGCAGACCGAACTGGTGATGGCGCAGGTGATCCTGCGCGTGGAGTGA
- a CDS encoding adenylate/guanylate cyclase domain-containing protein has protein sequence MVGVSAAALGLTRLVPPLRSADESFRDLAIAYFTPPAPQHPGIVLVTLGEDLFATLACRSPVDRGFLADLVGTLEAAGVRAIGLDILFDQPTLPALDERLRQRIQRAKVPVVAITALGDTALTEEQRRYLGRFLDGIPHGHANLAKDRLDGTVRWHVPRGPDGLPSFPARMAQLAGGAAGEATIPAEPFRIDWHARPSPDAPPFPTYPADMVGMLPRGWLAGRIAVVGTVLVGVDQHRTPLSVAGLSTPGVEIQAHALAQILDGRTSRDLPTAWVVALVLALSAAGVALAMAGWPVWVLVPASLLGLLALWAAALALFAQGGPLVAMMAPSAAWLGGIAAMTAHLSLKERTDRRSLMQLFANHVSQPVADEIWRERATFLAGGRPRPQELTATVFFSDIEGFTTVCEALEPEPLILWLEGYLDAMVRVVAAHDGIVLRFIGDAILAVFGAPVARTTQAEIDADAVRAVRCAIQMGRELRELNKRWQAEGLPAIGIRVGIHTGPLVAGSLGGLRHMEYSLLGDTANTAARLEALGKTVAMRSSPHCRIVIGEPTWTAVQGMVAGLPVGEMALKGKRKAVRAWLVLDREGEEVRPAAEAGE, from the coding sequence GTGGTCGGCGTGTCGGCGGCGGCGCTGGGGCTGACCCGTTTGGTGCCGCCCCTGCGCTCCGCCGATGAGAGCTTCCGCGACCTCGCCATTGCCTACTTCACGCCGCCCGCCCCGCAGCATCCCGGCATCGTGCTGGTGACGCTGGGAGAGGATCTGTTTGCCACGCTGGCCTGCCGGTCGCCGGTGGACCGCGGCTTCCTCGCCGATCTGGTGGGGACGCTGGAGGCGGCGGGGGTGCGGGCGATCGGGCTGGACATCCTGTTCGACCAGCCGACCCTGCCGGCACTCGACGAGCGGTTGCGCCAGCGAATCCAGCGCGCAAAGGTGCCGGTGGTCGCCATCACGGCGCTCGGCGACACGGCGCTGACGGAGGAGCAGCGCCGTTATCTCGGGCGGTTCCTCGACGGCATTCCGCACGGCCACGCCAACCTCGCCAAGGACCGGCTGGACGGTACGGTGCGCTGGCATGTGCCGCGCGGTCCGGACGGACTGCCCAGCTTCCCGGCGCGGATGGCCCAGCTTGCCGGAGGGGCTGCCGGAGAGGCGACGATCCCGGCGGAGCCCTTCCGCATCGACTGGCACGCCCGCCCGTCGCCGGACGCGCCGCCCTTCCCGACCTATCCGGCGGACATGGTGGGGATGCTGCCGCGCGGCTGGCTGGCCGGGCGGATCGCCGTGGTCGGCACCGTCCTGGTCGGGGTCGACCAGCACCGCACGCCGCTGTCGGTCGCCGGCCTGTCCACGCCGGGGGTGGAGATCCAGGCCCACGCGCTGGCCCAGATCCTCGACGGCCGGACCAGCCGCGACCTGCCCACCGCCTGGGTGGTCGCGCTGGTGCTGGCGCTGAGCGCCGCGGGGGTGGCGCTGGCAATGGCCGGCTGGCCGGTGTGGGTTCTGGTGCCGGCGAGCCTGCTCGGGCTGCTGGCGCTGTGGGCGGCGGCGCTGGCGCTGTTCGCCCAGGGCGGGCCGCTGGTGGCGATGATGGCACCCTCGGCGGCGTGGCTGGGCGGCATCGCCGCGATGACCGCGCATCTGTCGCTGAAGGAGCGCACCGACCGCCGCAGCCTGATGCAGCTGTTCGCCAACCACGTCTCCCAGCCCGTCGCCGACGAGATCTGGCGGGAGCGCGCGACCTTCCTGGCCGGCGGGCGCCCCCGCCCGCAGGAGCTGACCGCCACCGTCTTCTTCTCCGACATCGAGGGCTTCACCACCGTCTGCGAGGCGTTGGAGCCCGAGCCGCTGATCCTGTGGCTGGAAGGCTATCTCGACGCCATGGTGCGGGTGGTGGCGGCCCATGACGGGATCGTTCTGCGCTTCATCGGCGACGCCATCCTGGCGGTCTTCGGCGCCCCCGTCGCCCGCACGACCCAGGCGGAGATCGATGCCGACGCCGTGCGCGCCGTGCGCTGCGCCATCCAGATGGGGCGGGAGCTTCGGGAGCTGAACAAGCGCTGGCAGGCGGAGGGGTTGCCGGCCATCGGCATCCGCGTCGGCATCCACACCGGTCCGCTGGTGGCGGGCAGCCTGGGCGGGCTGCGGCACATGGAATATTCGCTGCTCGGCGACACCGCCAATACGGCGGCCCGGCTCGAGGCGCTGGGCAAGACGGTGGCCATGCGCTCCTCCCCCCATTGCCGGATTGTCATCGGGGAACCGACCTGGACGGCGGTGCAGGGCATGGTAGCCGGGCTGCCGGTGGGGGAGATGGCGCTGAAGGGCAAGCGCAAGGCGGTCCGCGCTTGGCTGGTCCTCGACCGGGAGGGGGAGGAGGTGCGGCCCGCGGCGGAGGCTGGGGAGTAA
- a CDS encoding SUMF1/EgtB/PvdO family nonheme iron enzyme has protein sequence MFDGPSTQHRLGRDLWSLALVLLLLGLLGWAPRASAQSAPPQSPPPQASQSPEKRIALVVGIGKYEFAPELQNPVNDAKAIAEALRKLQFEVAEKFDMDNRGFERALRDFGIRASQADVAVIFYAGHGIQVGGNNYIVPADAKLERERDLVYEAMPLNLMMGELSQARKLGILMLDSCRNNPFVDRLKQAGQNRIQVNYGFARVDDTPSDTLVAMATRADQLAEDGQGDHSPYTDALLQHLQTPGLELSLFFRNVRDTVRQATNGRQEPYIFGSLGAAPFYFNPRPPNRPPVLGEIRPLELSDRADAEPLRIGRPTDPDDDQLFAQISGLPRGGSVRIGDRIVLIGDYLTVEQLAATSFKPDATVVGDSGRFDFAIMDGRGGVARGGVAITIKPSNREPVVAGARTIRALPNRLAIEAPADPDGDPLTITVTAVPDRGKVRDGATLIRPGDRLPAEGLTRLTFDPEQERAGAAGAFTYQVEDGKGGKATGTVTLEIAPPGAAPAAPALEESLWQMVKGSREPADFEAFLRLFGSGTYAKPAREKLGALAPAVKPPEVASARPPPPVQSAPPPVSLPAPAPVVEAAAPPLPAPPPPTSPQPVPAPEQVAAAPPNGNGNSAVRNHSRSASFQDCPACPVMVRIAPGSFSMGSDQGDRSERPVHKVTIAKPFALGAYEVTVAEWRACVEGGGCTGGMPRMTKPTDSTPIHNVSWLEAQAYAKWLSQKTGQRYRLPSEAEWEYAARGGTTGRYWWDGQTGTLANCKDCGGAQERLTPASVGSYKPNPFGLHDMNGGVAEWVADCWHADYAGAPTDGSAWTSTNCRERVLRGGSWRGGLADITDTARLFYDPDVRYLNNGVRVLRELN, from the coding sequence ATGTTCGACGGACCCTCGACGCAACATCGTTTGGGCAGGGACCTCTGGTCGCTCGCCCTCGTCCTGCTGTTGCTAGGGCTTCTCGGCTGGGCACCGAGGGCGTCCGCCCAATCCGCTCCGCCTCAATCTCCGCCGCCCCAGGCGTCCCAGTCCCCGGAGAAGCGCATCGCGCTGGTCGTCGGCATCGGCAAGTACGAATTCGCCCCCGAACTCCAGAACCCGGTGAACGACGCCAAGGCCATCGCCGAGGCTCTGCGCAAGCTCCAGTTCGAAGTGGCCGAGAAGTTCGATATGGACAACCGCGGCTTCGAGCGGGCGCTGCGCGACTTCGGCATCCGCGCCTCGCAGGCCGACGTGGCGGTGATCTTCTACGCCGGGCACGGCATCCAGGTGGGTGGCAACAACTACATCGTCCCGGCGGACGCCAAGCTGGAGCGCGAGCGCGACCTCGTTTACGAGGCCATGCCGCTGAACCTGATGATGGGCGAGCTGTCGCAGGCGCGCAAGCTGGGCATCCTGATGCTCGATTCCTGCCGCAACAACCCCTTCGTGGATCGGCTGAAGCAGGCCGGGCAGAACCGCATCCAGGTCAACTACGGCTTCGCCCGCGTCGACGACACGCCCAGCGACACGCTGGTCGCCATGGCCACCCGCGCCGACCAGCTGGCCGAGGACGGGCAGGGCGACCACAGCCCCTACACCGACGCGCTGCTCCAGCACCTCCAGACACCGGGGCTGGAGCTGAGCCTGTTCTTCCGCAACGTGCGCGACACCGTGCGGCAGGCGACCAACGGGCGGCAGGAGCCTTACATCTTCGGTTCGCTTGGGGCGGCGCCCTTCTACTTCAACCCGCGCCCGCCGAACCGGCCGCCGGTGCTCGGCGAGATCCGCCCGCTGGAGCTGTCCGACCGCGCCGACGCCGAGCCGCTGCGCATCGGGCGCCCGACCGATCCCGACGACGACCAGCTGTTCGCCCAGATCTCCGGCCTGCCACGCGGCGGCAGCGTGCGCATCGGCGACCGTATCGTGCTGATCGGCGACTACCTGACCGTGGAGCAACTCGCCGCCACCAGCTTCAAGCCGGACGCGACCGTCGTCGGGGATTCCGGGCGCTTCGACTTCGCGATCATGGACGGGCGGGGCGGCGTGGCGCGTGGCGGCGTGGCGATCACCATCAAGCCGAGCAACCGTGAGCCGGTGGTGGCCGGCGCGCGCACCATCCGCGCCCTGCCGAATCGCCTGGCCATCGAGGCGCCGGCGGACCCCGACGGCGATCCGCTGACCATCACCGTCACCGCCGTGCCCGACCGCGGCAAGGTGCGCGACGGCGCCACCCTGATCCGCCCCGGCGACCGCCTGCCGGCCGAGGGGCTGACCCGGCTGACCTTCGACCCGGAGCAGGAGCGGGCGGGGGCCGCCGGTGCCTTCACCTATCAGGTGGAGGACGGCAAGGGCGGCAAGGCCACCGGCACCGTGACGCTGGAGATCGCCCCGCCGGGCGCCGCCCCGGCCGCGCCGGCGCTTGAGGAATCGCTGTGGCAGATGGTCAAGGGCAGTCGTGAGCCCGCCGACTTCGAGGCCTTCCTGCGCCTGTTCGGGAGCGGCACCTACGCCAAGCCGGCGCGGGAAAAGCTGGGCGCGCTCGCCCCCGCCGTCAAGCCGCCGGAGGTCGCATCGGCTCGGCCGCCGCCACCGGTCCAATCGGCTCCGCCCCCGGTTTCGCTCCCGGCCCCGGCTCCAGTCGTCGAGGCGGCGGCACCGCCTCTACCGGCACCGCCCCCACCGACATCGCCGCAGCCCGTGCCCGCGCCGGAGCAGGTGGCCGCAGCGCCCCCGAATGGCAATGGGAACAGCGCGGTGCGCAACCACAGCCGGTCGGCCAGCTTCCAGGACTGCCCGGCCTGTCCGGTGATGGTGCGGATCGCACCCGGCAGCTTCAGCATGGGCAGCGACCAGGGCGACCGCTCGGAGCGTCCGGTGCACAAGGTCACCATCGCCAAGCCCTTTGCGCTCGGCGCTTACGAGGTGACGGTGGCCGAGTGGCGCGCTTGCGTCGAGGGTGGCGGCTGCACCGGCGGCATGCCGCGCATGACCAAGCCCACCGACAGCACCCCGATCCACAATGTCTCCTGGCTGGAAGCCCAGGCCTACGCAAAATGGTTGAGCCAGAAGACCGGCCAGCGCTACCGCCTGCCGTCCGAAGCCGAATGGGAATACGCGGCGCGCGGCGGTACGACGGGCCGCTATTGGTGGGACGGTCAGACGGGAACGCTCGCCAACTGCAAGGACTGCGGCGGGGCGCAGGAGCGGCTCACCCCGGCTTCGGTCGGCAGCTACAAGCCGAACCCCTTCGGCTTGCACGACATGAACGGCGGTGTGGCGGAGTGGGTGGCCGACTGCTGGCACGCCGACTATGCGGGCGCGCCGACGGACGGCAGCGCCTGGACGTCCACCAACTGCCGGGAGCGCGTGCTGCGCGGCGGGTCCTGGCGGGGCGGCTTGGCTGACATCACCGACACGGCGCGGCTGTTCTACGATCCCGATGTAAGATACCTGAACAACGGGGTGAGGGTGTTGAGGGAGTTAAATTGA
- a CDS encoding Crp/Fnr family transcriptional regulator has translation MTTVRIAFDKELVLSGHFLLKHLEKPELQRLAASARLAYFRPGAVIFQKGDPGDSMMAVIRGRVKICSHSTDGKELVLNIINKGGLFGEIALLDGEPRTADAVALEETDLLVLDRSKFVPLLNERPAVALQLITVLCKRLRQTSEHLEDTLFLEASSRFARALMRLADVFGKPAPGGLKLDIKLSQQQLGCLVGVSRESINKLLGEWQRNGVIAVESGRITLLDRDALEEIAEANG, from the coding sequence ATGACGACGGTGCGGATCGCGTTCGACAAGGAACTGGTGCTGTCCGGGCATTTCCTGCTGAAGCATCTGGAGAAGCCGGAGTTGCAACGCCTCGCCGCCAGCGCCCGGCTGGCCTATTTCCGGCCCGGCGCGGTCATCTTCCAGAAGGGCGACCCTGGCGACAGCATGATGGCGGTCATCCGTGGGCGGGTGAAGATCTGCTCCCACTCCACCGACGGCAAGGAGTTGGTGCTGAACATCATCAACAAAGGCGGCCTGTTCGGCGAGATCGCCCTGCTCGACGGCGAGCCGCGGACCGCCGACGCCGTGGCGCTGGAGGAGACCGACCTCCTGGTGCTCGACCGCTCGAAGTTCGTGCCGCTGCTCAACGAGCGTCCGGCGGTCGCGCTCCAGCTCATCACCGTGCTGTGCAAGCGGCTGCGCCAGACCAGTGAGCATCTGGAGGACACGCTGTTCCTGGAGGCGTCGTCGCGCTTCGCCCGCGCGCTGATGCGGCTGGCCGATGTGTTCGGAAAGCCGGCACCGGGCGGGTTGAAGCTGGACATCAAGCTGTCGCAGCAGCAGCTTGGATGTTTGGTGGGCGTCTCGCGGGAGAGCATCAACAAACTGCTCGGCGAATGGCAGCGCAACGGCGTGATCGCCGTGGAATCCGGGCGGATCACCCTGCTCGACCGCGACGCGCTGGAGGAGATCGCCGAGGCGAATGGGTGA
- a CDS encoding acyl-CoA synthetase has protein sequence MDATTPSADLSRRTANHVPLTPLDFLRRSAMVYPDKTAVVYGPLRRNWAEVERRARALASAVSRAGVRPGEVVSVLAFNTPAMLEAHFGIPGSGAVLNAINTRLDAPAVAFILEHAESRLFLVDRGLSAVARAALERMAALPRVVWIDDPAAQDADPVGDLEYEDFLKTGDPEAPWRTPEDEWESIALNYTSGTTGNPKGVLYHHRGAHLNALGNVITFGLRPDSVYLWTLPMFHCNGWTYPWAVTAVGATHVCLRTVDPAAIFRLIAEEKVTHLCGAPVVLTMLIHAPDAVKRGFDHGPVQVATGGAAPPSAVIAGMERMGFRLTHLYGMTECYGPSTGCAWQESWADLPLEERAVKMARQGVPNVTMSEQAVLDPDTGREVPADGETLGELALRGNTVMKGYLKNPAATDEALRDSWLHTGDLAVLHPDRYVEIKDRAKDIIISGGENIASLEVEEVLYKHPHVMEAAVVARPDAKWGETPCAFVTLKPGSEGRVTEAEVIGWCRDHLAHFKAPRTVVFGALPKTSTGKIQKFVLREQARGL, from the coding sequence GTGGACGCCACCACTCCGTCCGCAGACCTATCCAGGCGCACGGCCAACCATGTGCCGCTGACGCCGCTGGATTTCCTGCGCCGCTCCGCGATGGTCTATCCGGACAAGACCGCCGTGGTCTACGGCCCCTTGCGGCGGAACTGGGCGGAGGTGGAGCGCCGCGCCCGCGCGCTGGCTTCCGCGGTGAGCCGGGCCGGCGTCCGGCCGGGGGAGGTGGTGTCGGTCCTGGCCTTCAACACCCCGGCGATGCTGGAAGCGCATTTCGGCATTCCCGGCTCCGGGGCGGTGCTGAACGCCATCAACACGCGGCTCGACGCGCCCGCCGTCGCCTTCATCCTGGAGCACGCGGAAAGCCGCCTGTTCCTGGTGGACCGCGGCCTGTCCGCGGTGGCCCGCGCCGCGCTGGAGCGCATGGCGGCCCTGCCGCGGGTGGTGTGGATTGACGACCCGGCGGCGCAGGACGCCGACCCGGTGGGCGATCTGGAGTATGAGGATTTCCTCAAGACCGGCGATCCCGAGGCGCCCTGGCGCACGCCCGAGGACGAGTGGGAGTCCATCGCGCTCAACTACACCTCCGGCACCACCGGCAACCCCAAAGGTGTGCTGTACCATCACCGCGGCGCCCATCTGAACGCGCTTGGCAACGTCATCACCTTCGGGCTGCGGCCCGACAGCGTCTATCTGTGGACGTTGCCCATGTTCCACTGCAACGGCTGGACCTACCCCTGGGCGGTGACGGCGGTCGGGGCGACCCATGTCTGCCTGCGCACTGTCGACCCGGCGGCGATCTTCCGCCTGATCGCCGAGGAGAAGGTCACCCATCTCTGCGGCGCGCCGGTCGTGCTGACCATGCTGATCCACGCGCCGGACGCGGTGAAGCGCGGCTTCGACCATGGCCCGGTGCAGGTGGCGACCGGCGGGGCGGCGCCGCCCAGCGCGGTGATCGCGGGGATGGAACGGATGGGCTTCCGCCTGACCCATCTCTATGGCATGACGGAATGCTACGGCCCCTCCACCGGCTGCGCATGGCAGGAGAGCTGGGCGGACCTGCCGCTGGAGGAACGGGCGGTGAAGATGGCCCGCCAGGGCGTGCCCAACGTCACCATGTCCGAGCAGGCCGTGCTCGACCCCGACACCGGCCGCGAGGTGCCCGCCGACGGCGAGACGCTGGGCGAGCTGGCGCTGCGCGGCAACACGGTGATGAAGGGTTACCTGAAGAACCCGGCGGCGACCGACGAGGCGCTGCGCGACAGCTGGCTGCACACCGGCGACCTCGCCGTGCTGCACCCCGACCGCTATGTCGAGATCAAGGACCGCGCCAAGGACATCATCATCTCCGGCGGCGAGAACATCGCCTCGCTGGAGGTCGAGGAGGTTCTCTACAAGCACCCCCACGTCATGGAGGCCGCCGTCGTCGCCCGTCCGGATGCGAAATGGGGCGAGACCCCCTGCGCCTTCGTCACGCTGAAACCGGGATCGGAAGGACGGGTGACGGAGGCCGAGGTGATCGGCTGGTGCCGCGACCATCTCGCCCATTTCAAGGCGCCACGGACGGTGGTGTTCGGAGCCCTGCCGAAGACGTCGACCGGGAAGATCCAGAAGTTCGTGTTGCGCGAGCAGGCGAGGGGGTTGTGA
- a CDS encoding SDR family NAD(P)-dependent oxidoreductase yields MTLSLTNRTALVTGASAGLGRHFAGVLAAAGARVALAARRRESLDAAVAEIEAAGGQAVAVPLDVTDAASVRDGVREAASALGGLDILVNNAGATVAKPALDYAEEEWDRVIDTNLKGAFLTAQETARVMREQGRGGSIVNIASILGLRVAGHVVAYTASKAGLVQMTQALALEWARYGIRVNALAPGYMETDLNRDFLATDAGQALIRRVPQRRLGRLSDLDGPLLLLCSEASAYMTGAVVPVDGGHLVSTL; encoded by the coding sequence ATGACCCTCTCCCTCACCAACCGCACCGCCCTGGTCACCGGGGCCTCCGCCGGCCTGGGCCGTCACTTCGCGGGTGTACTCGCCGCGGCAGGCGCCCGCGTCGCTCTGGCCGCGCGGCGGCGCGAGAGCCTGGACGCCGCCGTCGCCGAGATCGAGGCGGCGGGCGGACAGGCCGTCGCCGTGCCGCTGGACGTCACCGACGCCGCCTCCGTCCGCGACGGCGTCCGGGAGGCGGCAAGCGCGCTCGGCGGGCTGGACATCCTCGTCAACAACGCTGGGGCCACCGTCGCCAAGCCCGCGCTGGACTACGCGGAGGAGGAGTGGGACCGCGTCATCGACACCAACCTGAAGGGCGCCTTCCTCACCGCGCAGGAGACGGCGCGCGTGATGAGGGAGCAGGGGCGGGGCGGGTCGATCGTCAACATCGCCTCCATCCTCGGGCTGCGGGTGGCCGGCCATGTCGTGGCCTACACCGCGTCGAAGGCCGGGCTGGTGCAGATGACCCAGGCGCTGGCCCTGGAATGGGCGCGTTACGGCATCCGCGTCAACGCGCTTGCGCCCGGCTACATGGAAACCGACCTGAACCGCGATTTCCTGGCGACCGACGCCGGGCAGGCGCTGATCCGGCGGGTGCCGCAGCGGCGGCTGGGGAGGCTCTCGGACCTCGACGGGCCGTTGCTGCTGCTCTGCTCCGAGGCCTCGGCCTACATGACCGGGGCGGTGGTGCCGGTGGACGGCGGGCATCTGGTCAGCACCTTGTAA